Proteins encoded together in one Lathyrus oleraceus cultivar Zhongwan6 chromosome 5, CAAS_Psat_ZW6_1.0, whole genome shotgun sequence window:
- the LOC127085938 gene encoding transcription elongation factor SPT6-like isoform X31 — protein MARVRKKSTPEEDEQEKILRKGKRKLASTVDDDDEEDMDEFEVDGFLVGSDEDKEDSGEEDNPKQTQKKKKRKRSSKNIVLDDDDLELIRENKKKMNDGKLKRLKKTGKVTEPMEQSSDDEGSLNDLFEDVTDDSEDDMSDFIVDEEPAIYGKGDSLRPKKFKGMKHSSSLSKEAKHRSGKSGNDPKNMDVAGEGNSVADSDLPERIQMIEDIVGSIPVDRMSIEEESSWILRQLESNINPFFSEAKSCGLGDSVNREDIVRFLELYHIKKYDIPFIAMYRKEQCPSLLRDGKQDDSESTLLNDGEGKPKLNWHKILWIIKELDIKWLHLQKRKSMLQRYYNKHFEDECQMSFLAEESSFHKQIFDSITNMLEKAETEKEIDDVDMKFNLYFPPADEFLSSGYKRPLMKTYYSDCRKAGLSSLARKIGNPEKFSSLVTLNRVGVASEEDPEESPEEMAAIYTCETFRTSEAVLKGARHMASLMLSCEIPFRKHVRSIFMDKALVSTSPTLKGNIAIDSFHEFAGFKWLKDKPLLKFEDSQWLLIQKGEEEELLKVEIKLPDDAVKELLAIFNDAYLKDSEGTSTQLWNEQRKSIVQDTISSILLPSMEKEARALLNAKAKICSLMKYGMQFWNRISVAPYLNNDNAAAQERGVVACCWGNGKPGTTFVMLDSKGELVDIMHAGSLTLRSQNVNDQQRRKSDQKCVLKFLTIHRPKVIVLGAANATCIRLKEDINEIISMMSEDNFQDVSQEMNGLPAVVLGDEGLPHLYEESEISMSQFPRQYGIVKRAVALGRYLLNPLAMVATLCGVNKEVLSWKLNPLERFLSSDEKMEMIEWIMIDITNQVGIDINMGIRHDWLLAPLLFVSGLGPTKAGVLHRELLGGTDVRNRKDLAKFGLNTKRVFCNAVGFLQVSGDDPNFIDTAGNILDRTRIHPESYSLAEELAKAVVTIHYADANDTQVNAIECIQNEPKLLESFDLNEYADRMETEKGEYKRVTLFDMKMELVHGFNDPRSPYQEPTQEDEFYMVTGETGVALIEGERVQATVRRVLARQAFCVLESGISGVLFKEDFSDDIGDIPLTEKLREGVVLKCKIKLIDKSRCQVNLTCKVSELKSVGDQSFRDMDPYYCQGNFDLLSKQESTDKKDVNKNFLSRKISHPHFQNITADQAKEFLAEKIVGEFIFHPSSRGLCYLTLSLKFFDALYVHKDILEGEKSDDMNSLVELGRTLKVGDEIFESIDKVIELYVNPLVVHLKDLINFRKFKKGTKAEVDELLKHEKEEYPNRIPYGIGISFEHPGVFILSYIRSTNPHHEYIALHPKGFKFRKQIFNNVEQLMAYFQNHINDNVARANDQSKDYNDSGGGRGRGRGRGGGGGSCYKCGESGHMARECTQEGGGGGGGGRGGGGGTCYKCGESGHMARECTQEGGGGGGRGGGGTCYKCGESGHMARECTQEGGGGGGRGGGGTCYKCGESGHMARECTQEGGGGGGRGGGGGGACYKCGESGHMARECTQEGGGGGGRGGGSCYKCGESGHMARECTQEGGGGGGWSSSGGRRGGRGRGRGRGSSYSSFSHDDSVDVNDGGGFGTSNGGSGWGGTGGGSGWGGSGGKSWGGNSTNEESNPEKGGWGVTAADNGGSGNDNSGWSSAHGKNATSSGGESGWGATGGKSWGGNSSNKESNTTEGGWGVTTGSGNETGGTSWGGNSTNKESNATKGGWGVTTGSGNEIGGKSWGGNSTNKESNTAVGGWGVTAGSGNETGGKSWGGNSTNNESNTTGGGWGVTTGSGNETGGKSWGGNSTNKESNTTGGWGVTTGSGNQDSGWSSGHWKNAAPSGGESGWGGTNGGSGWGGTGGSGGKSWGGSSTYEENNTAEGGGSGYGGGGGRGSGRGGGACFKCGESGHMARDCTQEGGGGRGGGGRGGGRGGGACFKCGESGHMARDCTQEGGGGGRGGGRGGGACFKCGESGHMSRECTQNGGGGGGGWGGGGRGGGRGGGVCFKCGESGHMARECTQEGGGGGGRGSGGGGACFKCGESGHMARECTQEGGSGGGGGGRYGGGGGGNCFKCGESGHFARECPSSTS, from the exons ATGGCGAGAGTAAGAAAAAAATCTACTCCCGAAGAAGATGAACAAG AGAAAATCCTAAGGAAAGGGAAACGGAAATTAGCTTCTACTGTTGACGACGATGACG AAGAAGACATGGATGAGTTTGAGGTGGATGGGTTTTTAGTTGGTAGTGATGAAGACAAGGAAGATAGCGGTGAAGAAGATAATCCTAAGCAAACacaaaagaagaaaaagagaaa GAGATCGTCAAAAAACATTGTTCTTGATGACGATGATCTTGAATTGATCCGTGAGAACAAGAAAAAAATG AATGATGGGAAGCTGAAGAGGCTTAAAAAGACTGGCAAAGTTACCGAGCCGATGGAACAATCTTCTGATGATGAAG GATCTCTTAATGATCTTTTCGAAGATGTGACTGATGATTCTGAAGATGATATGTCAGATTTTATAGTGGACGAAGAGCCTGCTATCTATGGGAAGGGAGATTCTCTCAG ACCAAAAAAGTTTAAAGGCATGAAACATTCATCTTCGCTTTCAAAAGAAGCCAAACATAGATCTGGCAAGTCAGGCAATGATCCTAAAAATATGGACGTAGCTGGAGAGGGTAACTCTGTTGCTGATTCAGACTTACCTGAGAGGATACAG ATGATTGAGGACATTGTAGGATCTATTCCAGTTGACAGAATGAGTATTGAAGAAGAAAGTTCTTGGATACTACGCCAACTTGAATCCAACATAAATCCTTTCTTCAGTGAGGCCAAATCCTGTGGACTAGGTGATTCAGTAAATAGAGAGGATATTGTTAGGTTCTTGGAATTGTATCATATAAAGAAATATGAT ATTCCGTTTATTGCCATGTACCGTAAAGAACAATGCCCCAGTCTTCTGAGAGATGGTAAACAGGATGACTCAGAAAGCACATTATTGAATGATGGTGAGGGAAAACCTAAACTGAACTGGCACAAG ATACTCTGGATAATCAAGGAATTGGACATAAAATGGTTACATCTTCAGAAACGAAAGAGCATGCTCCAAAGATACTATAACAAACATTTTGAGGATGAATGCCAAATGTCTTTCCTTGCCGAGGAATCCAGTTTCCACAAGCAGATTTTTGACTCGATCACCAATATGCTCGAGAAGGCTGAAACAGAGAAAGAGATTGATGATGTTGATATGAAGTTTAATTTGTATTTTCCACCAGCTGATGAGTTCTTAAGTAGTGGTTATAAAAGGCCTCTGATGAAGACATACTATTCCGATTGCAGAAAGGCAGGATTATCTTCACTTGCTAGGAAAATTGGAAATCCTGAGAAATTTAGTTCTCTAGTTACTCTTAACAGAGTG GGAGTTGCCAGTGAAGAAGATCCAGAGGAATCTCCAGAGGAGATGGCTGCAATATATACATGTGAAACTTTTCGAACTTCCGAAGCCGTACTTAAAGGCGCCAGGCACATG gCTTCCTTGATGTTAAGCTGTGAGATACCTTTCAGGAAACATGTCCGCAGCATATTTATGGATAAGGCTTTAGTATCAACTAGCCCTACATTGAAAGGAAATATAGCAATAGATTCCTTTCATGAATTTGCTGGGTTTAAGTGGCTGAAGGACAAACCTCTCTTGAAGTTTGAGGATTCTCAGTGGCTTCTCATTCAGAAGGGTGAAGAAGAGGAACTTCTTAAAGTTGAAATAAAGTTGCCTGATGATGCTGTAAAGGAGTTGTTGGCGATCTTCAACGATGCTTATCTCAAAGACTCTGAAGGAACATCTACTCAACTTTGGAATGAGCAGCGTAAATCAATCGTGCAGGATACTATTTCAAGCATTCTTTTGCCATCTATGGAGAAGGAAGCACGTGCGTTGTTAAATGCTAAGGCCAAAATCTGCTCATTAATGAAGTATGGGATGCAGTTTTGGAACAGAATCTCTGTGGCACCGTATCTAAACAATGACAATGCTGCTGCACAAGAGCGGGGAGTAGTGGCTTGTTGCTGGGGAAATGGTAAGCCAGGTACCACATTTGTCATGTTGGATTCTAAAGGCGAGTTGGTTGATATAATGCATGCCGGGTCACTGACACTGCGATCTCAGAATGTCAATGATCAGCAGCGCAGAAAAAGTGACCAGAAGTGTGTCCTCAAGTTCCTAACAATTCATCGACCAAAGGTTATTGTACTAGGAGCTGCCAATGCGACCTGTATAAGGTTGAAGGAGGACATCAATGAG ATTATTTCCATGATGTCTGAGGACAATTTTCAAGACGTCAGTCAAGAGATGAATGGACTACCAGCAGTTGTATTGGGGGACGAAGGCTTGCCACATCTCTATGAAGAGTCAGAGATATCAATGAGCCAGTTCCCCAGACAATATG GCATTGTAAAGAGAGCTGTGGCCCTTGGACGTTACCTTCTAAATCCACTGGCAATGGTTGCAACTCTCTGTGGAGTCAATAAAGAGGTATTGTCTTGGAAATTAAACCCTCTGGAGAGATTCCTATCAAGTGATGAGAAAATGGAGATGATAGAATGGATCATGATAGATATTACTAACCAAGTAGGTATAGACATAAATATGGGAATTAGACATGACTGGCTGTTGGCACCGTTGCTGTTTGTTTCTGGTCTTGGACCCACGAAAGCTGGTGTTTTGCACCGAGAACTACTTGGAGGTACAGATGTGAGAAATCGGAAGGACTTGGCTAAATTTGGACTGAACACAAAAAGGGTTTTCTGCAATGCTGTTGGTTTTTTACAGGTTTCTGGTGATGACCCAAATTTTATTGATACTGCTGGCAATATCCTTGACCGTACGAGAATTCATCCAGAGTCATATAGTCTTGCTGAGGAATTAGCTAAAGCTGTTGTTACTATACATTATGCTGATGCCAATGATACCCAAGTGAATGCAATTGAATGTATTCAAAATGAACCAAAACTGCTAGAGAGTTTTGATCTAAATGAATATGCTGATAGAATGGAAACTGAAAAAGGTGAATACAAAAGAGTTACTCTTTTTGACATGAAGATGGAACTAGTCCATGGATTTAATGATCCCAGAAGTCCTTATCAGGAACCGACTCAAGAGGATGAGTTCTACATGGTAACTGGAGAAACAGGGGTTGCACTGATTGAAGGAGAAAGAGTTCAGGCAACAGTTCGCCGTGTGCTGGCTCGTCAGGCATTCTGTGTGCTTGAATCTGGAATATCTGGAGTACTGTTTAAGGAGGACTTTTCAGATGATATTGGGGATATACCATTGACTGAAAAATTGCGTGAAGGCGTTGTGCTGAAATGCAAGATCAAACTAATTGATAAGAGTAGATGCCAGGTTAATCTGACATGTAAAGTGAGTGAATTGAAGAGTGTTGGTGATCAAAGTTTCCGCGACATGGATCCCTATTATTGTCAAGGAAACTTCGACTTGCTAAGTAAACAAGAGTCAACAGACAAAAAGGATGTAAATAAAAATTTCTTGTCGAGAAAAATTTCTCATCCCCATTTTCAGAATATAACTGCAGATCAGGCAAAGGAG TTCCTTGCAGAGAAGATCGTTGGGGAATTTATCTTCCACCCAAGTTCAAGGGGTCTATGTTATTTGACCCTATCTCTTAAATTTTTTGACGCACTTTATGTGCACAAAGACATTTTGGAAGGTGAGAAGAGTGATGATATGAATAGCTTGGTTGAACTTGGAAGGACATTAAAAGTAGGAGATGAAATATTTGAGAGCATAGATAAG GTTATTGAACTCTATGTCAACCCATTGGTAGTTCATCTGAAAGATTTGATTAATTTCCGAAAATTTAAAAAGGGCACCAAAGCGGAAGTTGACGAACTATTGAAACACGAGAAGGAGGAATATCCAAACAGGATACCATATGGCATTGGCATTTCGTTTGAGCATCCTGGGGTTTTTATATTGTCTTACATTAGAAGTACAAATCCACATCATGAGTATATTGCTCTCCATCCAAAAGGATTCAAATTCAGGAAGCAAATATTCAACAATGTTGAGCAGCTGATGGCATATTTCCAAAATCATATCAATGATAATGTTGCACGAGCAAATGACCAATCAAAAG ATTACAATGACAGTGGGGGTGGCCGCGGCCGCGGTCGTGGTCGTGGCGGGGGTGGTGGTTCATGCTACAAATGTGGTGAGTCGGGTCACATGGCTAGGGAGTGCACTCAGGAGGGTGGTGGAGGTGGAGGTGGAGGGAGGGGCGGTGGTGGTGGAACATGCTACAAATGTGGTGAGTCAGGTCACATGGCTAGGGAATGCACGCAAGAGGGTGGTGGAGGTGGAGGGAGGGGTGGCGGTGGAACATGCTACAAATGTGGTGAGTCAGGTCACATGGCTAGGGAATGCACTCAAGAGGGTGGCGGAGGTGGAGGAAGGGGTGGTGGTGGAACATGCTACAAATGTGGTGAGTCGGGTCATATGGCTAGGGAATGCACTCAGGAGGGTGGCGGAGGTGGAGGGAGAGGCGGCGGTGGTGGCGGAGCATGTTACAAATGTGGTGAGTCAGGTCACATGGCTAGGGAATGCACTCAAGAGGGCGGTGGAGGTGGAGGGAGGGGAGGTGGTTCATGCTACAAATGTGGTGAGTCAGGTCACATGGCTAGGGAATGCACTCAAGAGGGTGGTGGAGGTGGAGGGTGGAGCAGCAGTGGTGGGCGAAGAGGTGGAAGAGGCCGTGGCCGTGGACGTGGTTCTAGCTATAGCTCTTTCTCTCATGATGATAGCGTTGATGTCAACGATGGTGGTGGGTTTGGTACTTCAAATGGTGGGAGTGGATGGGGAGGAACTGGTGGTGGGAGTGGATGGGGAGGGAGTGGTGGTAAAAGTTGGGGTGGAAATAGTACTAATGAAGAAAGCAATCCCGAAAAAGGTGGTTGGGGGGTCACAGCTGCCGATAATGGTGGATCTGGAAATGATAATTCTGGATGGAGTTCCGCTCATGGGAAGAATGCAACCTCTTCTGGTGGTGAGAGTGGATGGGGAGCAACTGGTGGTAAAAGTTGGGGTGGAAATAGTTCTAACAAAGAAAGCAATACAACAGAAGGTGGTTGGGGAGTCACAACTGGATCGGGAAATGAAACAGGTGGTACAAGTTGGGGTGGAAATAGTACTAACAAAGAGAGCAATGCAACAAAAGGTGGTTGGGGAGTCACAACTGGATCTGGAAATGAAATTGGTGGTAAAAGTTGGGGTGGAAATAGTACTAACAAAGAGAGCAATACAGCAGTAG GTGGTTGGGGAGTCACGGCTGGATCTGGAAATGAAACTGGTGGTAAAAGTTGGGGTGGTAATAGTACTAACAATGAAAGCAATACAACAGGAG GTGGTTGGGGAGTCACAACTGGATCTGGAAATGAAACTGGTGGTAAAAGTTGGGGTGGAAATAGTACTAACAAAGAAAGCAATACAACAGGTGGTTGGGGAGTCACAACTGGATCTGGAAATCAAGATTCTGGATGGAGTTCTGGTCATTGGAAGAATGCAGCTCCTTCTGGTGGTGAGAGTGGATGGGGAGGGACTAATGGGGGAAGTGGATGGGGAGGTACTGGAGGGAGTGGGGGTAAAAGTTGGGGTGGAAGTAGTACATATGAAGAAAATAATACAGCAGAAGGCGGAGGCAGTGGCTATGGAGGCGGTGGTGGACGAGGAAGTGGACGAGGTGGTGGGGCGTGTTTCAAGTGTGGTGAATCGGGTCACATGGCTAGGGACTGCACCCAAGAGGGAGGTGGAGGGAGGGGTGGTGGTGGACGGGGAGGTGGTAGAGGTGGTGGGGCGTGCTTCAAATGTGGTGAATCAGGTCACATGGCTAGGGACTGCACCCAAGAGGGTGGTGGAGGTGGACGAGGAGGCGGAAGAGGTGGTGGGGCGTGCTTCAAGTGTGGTGAGTCGGGTCACATGTCTAGGGAATGCACCCAGAATGGTGGTGGAGGTGGAGGAGGATGGGGAGGCGGTGGACGAGGAGGCGGAAGAGGTGGTGGCGTGTGCTTCAAGTGTGGTGAGTCAGGGCACATGGCTAGGGAATGCACCCAGGAGGGTGGAGGAGGTGGAGGGAGGGGTAGTGGCGGTGGTGGAGCATGCTTCAAATGTGGCGAGTCTGGTCACATGGCTAGGGAATGCACCCAAGAGGGTGGCAGTGGCGGAGGTGGTGGAGGGAGGTATGGGGGCGGCGGCGGTGGAAACTGTTTCAAATGTGGGGAGTCTGGGCATTTTGCGAGAGAATGCCCATCCAGCACTAGTTGA